In the genome of Streptomyces collinus, one region contains:
- a CDS encoding methyltransferase domain-containing protein, with product MTNPATTTPQSGAIPAQPGPREVTGVTDGMIPGLGSSIEFGPGQAPGSVIPGAGPSGKPGSRPTVKLREAGPDDPPRYAPEWLELREPADAAARAHDLLDPLRIRLANLPGRSGIVIHDLGCGTGSMGRWLAPRLDGAQHWILHDRDPYLLHFAAVASPRSAADGSRVSVETRRGDIARLTPDALQGASLVTASALLDVLTREEIDTFAAACAGAGCPALLTLSVAGRVELTPSHPLDAELAQAFNDHQRRDGLLGPDAVTAAAEAFSEHGATVRLHPSPWQLGPEQAALTEQWLRGWVGAAVEERPELRAEADVYLTKRLAALAAGELRVTVHHVDLLALSRPVGGAS from the coding sequence ATGACGAACCCGGCGACGACGACCCCGCAGAGCGGGGCGATTCCGGCCCAGCCCGGGCCGAGGGAGGTCACGGGAGTGACGGACGGCATGATTCCGGGCCTGGGCTCCAGCATCGAGTTCGGTCCGGGGCAGGCCCCCGGGAGCGTCATCCCCGGTGCCGGGCCCAGCGGCAAGCCCGGCTCGCGGCCGACCGTCAAACTGCGTGAGGCGGGCCCGGACGATCCGCCCCGCTACGCGCCCGAGTGGCTGGAGCTGCGGGAGCCGGCCGATGCCGCCGCGCGGGCGCACGACCTGCTCGACCCGCTGCGGATCCGGCTCGCCAACCTGCCGGGCAGGTCGGGCATCGTCATCCACGACCTGGGCTGCGGCACCGGCTCCATGGGCCGCTGGCTCGCCCCCCGCCTGGACGGCGCCCAGCACTGGATCCTGCACGACCGTGACCCCTACCTGCTGCATTTCGCCGCCGTCGCCTCCCCGCGCTCGGCCGCCGACGGCAGCCGGGTCTCCGTGGAGACGCGGCGCGGTGACATCGCCCGACTCACCCCGGACGCCCTGCAGGGCGCGTCCCTGGTCACGGCGTCGGCCCTGCTGGACGTCCTCACCCGCGAGGAGATCGACACCTTCGCCGCCGCGTGCGCCGGAGCCGGCTGCCCCGCCCTGCTGACGCTGTCCGTCGCCGGGCGCGTGGAACTGACCCCGTCGCACCCGCTGGACGCGGAGCTCGCCCAGGCGTTCAACGACCACCAGCGCCGCGACGGCCTGCTCGGCCCCGACGCGGTCACGGCGGCGGCCGAGGCGTTCTCCGAGCACGGCGCGACCGTACGGCTGCACCCGAGCCCCTGGCAGCTCGGTCCCGAGCAGGCCGCGCTCACCGAGCAGTGGCTGCGCGGCTGGGTCGGCGCCGCCGTCGAGGAACGCCCCGAGCTGCGGGCCGAAGCCGACGTCTACCTGACCAAGCGGCTGGCGGCCCTGGCCGCGGGCGAGTTGCGCGTCACCGTCCACCACGTCGACCTCCTGGCCCTGTCCCGCCCGGTGGGCGGAGCGTCATGA
- a CDS encoding creatininase family protein, with amino-acid sequence MSDLVPADTTEDVRTRGAGVSRQVAVLPVGSFEQHGPYLPLSTDTLVACAVAREIAGAYPVHLLPPVTISCSHEHAAWPGTVSISSVTLHAVVRDIADSLRRSGVDTLVVVNGHGGNYVLGNVVQESSARGERMALFPAAEDWEAARERAGVITSLLTDMHAGEIETSILLHAHPEMLRPGYETTDFVADDRRHLLTLGMSGYTDSGVIGRPSLGSAEKGKELLASLADSFGAYFSMLTSDA; translated from the coding sequence ATGAGTGATCTGGTGCCGGCGGACACCACGGAAGACGTACGGACGCGGGGCGCCGGTGTCTCACGGCAGGTCGCGGTGCTTCCCGTGGGGAGCTTCGAGCAGCACGGTCCGTACCTCCCGCTGTCGACCGACACGCTCGTCGCCTGTGCCGTCGCGCGGGAGATAGCCGGCGCGTACCCGGTGCACCTCCTTCCTCCGGTGACGATCTCGTGCTCGCACGAGCACGCGGCCTGGCCGGGGACCGTCAGCATCTCCTCGGTGACCCTTCATGCGGTGGTTCGGGACATTGCGGATTCGCTGCGCCGGTCCGGGGTCGACACGCTGGTGGTGGTCAACGGGCACGGCGGCAACTACGTGCTGGGCAACGTGGTTCAGGAGTCCTCCGCGCGTGGCGAGCGGATGGCGCTCTTCCCGGCCGCGGAGGACTGGGAGGCAGCGCGCGAGCGGGCGGGGGTGATCACCTCGCTGCTCACCGACATGCACGCGGGGGAAATAGAGACCTCCATCCTTCTGCACGCTCATCCCGAAATGCTCCGACCCGGTTATGAGACCACTGATTTCGTCGCTGACGACCGGCGTCATCTGCTCACCCTCGGCATGTCCGGCTATACCGATTCCGGCGTCATCGGTCGTCCTTCGCTGGGTTCGGCGGAAAAGGGGAAGGAACTCCTGGCGAGCCTGGCGGATTCCTTCGGGGCGTATTTCTCGATGCTGACCTCCGACGCGTAG
- the ribA gene encoding GTP cyclohydrolase II: protein MTDNIGVLGKKAPQRTGVERVVNAPLPTVYGKFQAIGYMDHDRGDEQVALVYGEIGPDDVLIRLHSECLTGDAFGSQHCECGDQLDAALRAVVSEGAGVVVYLRGHEGRGIGLLGKLRAMALQAEGLDTVEANLALGLPVDARDYGVAARILEDLGVRSVRLMSNNPRKREALVDHGITVAETVPLLIPPCENNITYLRTKRERLDHHLPHLDAVVSSS, encoded by the coding sequence ATGACAGACAACATTGGCGTACTCGGCAAGAAGGCACCGCAGCGGACCGGCGTGGAACGCGTCGTGAATGCCCCCTTGCCCACCGTGTACGGGAAATTCCAGGCGATCGGCTACATGGACCACGACCGCGGCGACGAACAGGTCGCGCTGGTCTATGGCGAGATCGGCCCGGACGACGTCCTCATCCGGCTGCACTCGGAGTGCCTGACGGGTGACGCCTTCGGCTCCCAGCACTGCGAGTGCGGCGACCAGCTCGACGCCGCCCTGCGCGCGGTCGTCTCCGAGGGTGCGGGCGTCGTGGTCTACCTCAGAGGGCATGAAGGCCGTGGCATCGGCCTGCTCGGCAAGCTGCGCGCGATGGCCCTGCAGGCGGAGGGGCTCGACACCGTCGAGGCCAACCTCGCCCTGGGCCTCCCGGTCGACGCCCGCGACTACGGTGTCGCCGCCCGGATCCTGGAGGACCTCGGCGTGCGGTCGGTGCGGCTGATGTCCAACAACCCGCGCAAGCGCGAGGCGCTGGTGGACCACGGCATCACCGTGGCCGAGACGGTGCCGCTGCTGATCCCGCCGTGCGAGAACAACATCACGTATCTGCGCACCAAGCGGGAGCGCCTCGACCATCACCTGCCGCACCTGGACGCGGTGGTCAGCTCCTCCTGA
- a CDS encoding saccharopine dehydrogenase: MTELHLWLRHEARTTERRTPIVPDDARRLVGHGAELTVEESPQRVFPIEEYEAAGCRVAPAGSWVTAPRDAVVLGLKELPGEPAGLTHRHIFFGHAYKGQPGASELLGRFAAGGGTLFDLEYLVDDTGRRLAAFGFWAGYLGAALAVLRHRGRLRAPLTPTTKEDLDATLQPVADDAEFTGLVIGALGRSGRGARAAFTTAGVDPTCWDLAETRDLDRPALLRHDVMVNAVLATTPVPPFLREQDLDTPGRRLRTLCDVTCDVGSPLNVLPVYDETTDWDEPVRRLRDEPPLDLIAIDNLPSLLPLESSTDFSAALLPHLLDFGVSGAWGRCLDRFRDASRALGLDKGEPHDH, translated from the coding sequence ATGACCGAGCTCCATCTGTGGCTGCGCCACGAGGCCCGAACGACCGAGCGACGCACTCCGATCGTGCCCGACGACGCCCGGCGGCTCGTCGGGCACGGAGCGGAACTGACCGTCGAGGAGTCCCCGCAGCGGGTCTTCCCGATCGAGGAGTACGAGGCGGCCGGCTGCCGTGTCGCCCCCGCGGGCTCCTGGGTGACGGCGCCCCGGGACGCCGTCGTGCTCGGCCTGAAGGAACTGCCGGGGGAACCGGCCGGGCTGACGCACCGGCACATCTTCTTCGGCCACGCCTACAAGGGCCAGCCGGGAGCGTCGGAGCTGCTGGGCCGGTTCGCGGCCGGGGGCGGGACGCTGTTCGACCTGGAGTACCTGGTGGACGACACCGGGCGGCGCCTGGCCGCCTTCGGCTTCTGGGCCGGCTATCTCGGTGCCGCCCTGGCCGTGCTCCGGCACCGGGGCCGGCTGCGGGCACCGCTGACGCCGACCACCAAGGAGGACCTGGACGCGACGCTGCAACCCGTCGCGGACGACGCCGAGTTCACCGGCCTCGTCATCGGTGCCCTGGGGCGCAGCGGCCGCGGCGCCCGCGCCGCCTTCACCACCGCGGGCGTCGACCCGACCTGCTGGGACCTCGCCGAGACCCGGGACCTGGACCGCCCCGCCCTGCTGCGGCACGACGTGATGGTGAACGCGGTGCTCGCCACCACTCCCGTCCCGCCCTTCCTCCGCGAGCAGGACCTCGACACCCCCGGCCGCCGCCTGCGCACCCTGTGCGACGTGACCTGCGACGTCGGTTCCCCGCTCAACGTCCTTCCGGTGTACGACGAGACCACCGACTGGGACGAGCCGGTCCGCCGGCTGCGTGACGAACCCCCGCTCGACCTCATCGCCATCGACAACCTGCCCTCCCTGCTGCCGCTGGAGTCCAGCACCGACTTCTCGGCCGCCCTGCTGCCCCACCTGCTCGACTTCGGCGTCTCCGGGGCCTGGGGACGCTGTCTGGACCGGTTCCGTGACGCGTCCCGGGCACTCGGCCTCGACAAGGGGGAGCCCCATGACCACTGA
- a CDS encoding saccharopine dehydrogenase family protein yields MTTEPAAASGTVHWIGAGLSTGSGLAALCDTAGRVRLWHRTEARAAEALGRLGLAGRAEPRAYTLPALASELAPGDVVVSMLPAPEHAPLLAECVRQGAHFACSSYVSDAVLEQVPAAGRAGLVVLTEAGLDPGIDHLFAHDLVARAREAIGDETPASYTLTSYCGGVPAVPNDFTYRFSWAPAGVLGALRSPARYIEGGERTVAERPWEATRRHVLDGETFEVYPNRDSVPFVAQYGLPDAWTPRTFVRGTLRLEGWLRAWDGVFEELKAGDDGRIAALARELAAAYPTTADDHDRVVLAVSLDVRAESGRSWQGGYLLDLVGDAEESAMARCVSRTLALGVRHVLDGSLPPGLNRAAETAARSGQWLRELARDGVEFTLRVDR; encoded by the coding sequence ATGACCACTGAACCGGCGGCGGCGAGCGGCACCGTCCACTGGATCGGCGCCGGCCTGTCCACGGGCAGCGGCCTCGCCGCGCTGTGCGACACCGCCGGGCGCGTCCGGCTCTGGCACCGCACCGAGGCCCGCGCCGCCGAAGCCCTCGGCCGGCTGGGTCTCGCCGGCCGGGCCGAGCCCCGCGCGTACACGCTGCCGGCGCTCGCCTCCGAACTCGCGCCCGGCGATGTCGTCGTGTCGATGCTGCCCGCGCCGGAGCACGCCCCGCTGCTCGCTGAGTGCGTACGTCAGGGGGCGCACTTCGCGTGCTCCAGCTATGTGTCGGACGCGGTGCTGGAGCAGGTGCCGGCCGCTGGGCGGGCCGGGCTCGTCGTCCTCACCGAGGCCGGGCTCGACCCGGGCATCGACCACCTGTTCGCCCATGACCTGGTCGCCCGGGCCCGTGAGGCGATCGGCGACGAGACGCCCGCCTCGTACACCCTCACGTCGTACTGCGGCGGGGTCCCCGCCGTCCCGAACGACTTCACGTACCGCTTCAGCTGGGCACCCGCGGGTGTCCTGGGCGCCCTGCGCTCCCCGGCCCGCTACATCGAGGGCGGTGAGCGGACGGTCGCCGAGCGGCCCTGGGAGGCCACCCGGCGGCATGTCCTCGACGGGGAGACCTTCGAGGTCTACCCCAACCGCGACAGCGTCCCCTTCGTCGCGCAGTACGGGCTGCCGGACGCCTGGACACCGCGGACGTTCGTGCGCGGCACCCTGCGTCTGGAGGGCTGGCTGCGCGCCTGGGACGGCGTCTTCGAGGAACTCAAGGCCGGCGACGACGGACGCATCGCCGCCCTCGCGCGGGAACTGGCCGCCGCCTACCCCACCACGGCCGACGACCACGACCGGGTCGTCCTCGCCGTGTCGCTGGACGTGCGCGCCGAGTCGGGCCGGTCGTGGCAGGGCGGTTACCTCCTCGACCTGGTGGGTGACGCCGAGGAGAGCGCGATGGCCCGCTGCGTCTCGCGGACCCTCGCGCTGGGTGTCCGGCATGTGCTGGACGGCTCCCTGCCGCCGGGTCTGAACCGCGCAGCCGAGACGGCCGCACGCTCCGGGCAGTGGCTGCGGGAACTAGCCCGGGACGGCGTGGAGTTCACCCTGCGCGTCGACCGGTAG